One Glycine max cultivar Williams 82 chromosome 1, Glycine_max_v4.0, whole genome shotgun sequence genomic window, TTCCTGCTTCTTGAGCGTTCTTTTATGCTCGAGTCATTACCGCTTTACACTCTTCTCTTGGGTTATTCTCAGTATTAGCCCCAAAAGTTCTTGTGGGCCTTTCAGCTCTTTCATGGGCTAGTTGACCCAGTTGTGTCTCTAGGTTTCTGATGGCTGCATCTGTGCTCTTTTGGTGTGATCTCGTCTCTTGGATGAATGCCTTTGTCTCCTGAGTGCTTGCCCTTGTTTCTTGGATGAAACTTAAGAGCATTTCCTCTATACTGAGAGACAGCTTCTCTTGCTGACTCGGACCTTGACTAGGGTGCTGGTACGATGGTTGAGGCCTAGGCTCCTTGTACTAATTTCCTTGATTTCTCCAACCGGAGCCTTGGTTAAAGTTTCTTCCCTGGTTAAATCCTGGCGGTCCGTTATTGTATCCAGACGGGTTTCCTTGGTTGTAGCCTTGGAAACCGTGGCGATTAGGATTGCCCATGTAATTTATTTCTTGAGAGGGCTCGTGTTGGATTGTGCATTGTCCAGGCTCATGTGTCCCTCCACATGTGGGACATCCCTCTACTTGCAAAACAGGGGAATGAGAAGTATTCACTGCTTGCAGTTGTTGGGGCAATTTTTTGAGCATCTCCGTAAGAGCTTTTAGTTGTCTGGACAACAGCTTATGTTGTGCCAGAGTTGCGTCTGGTGTACTAAGCTCTAGGAGGCTTCTCTTTGTTGGGACATAAGAACGGTCACGAAGGATACCCTGATCGCTAGCTGCCATGTTCTCAATGAGTTCCATCGCTTCCTCGGGTGTCTTTAACTTGATCTTTCCTCCCGCAGATGCGTCCAGTAATTGCTTCGATTGAGGTCGTAATCCATCAATGAAGATGTTTAATTGTACTGGCTCGCTATATCCATGAGTGGGCATTTTCCTTAACAATCCGTGGAAATGATCTAAGGCTTCGCTAAGGGATTCATCTGGGAATTGATGGAAATATGAGATTTCTAGTTTCCTTTCAGTTGTCTTGGATTCAGGGAAGTACTTTTTCAGAAATTTCTCTACAACTTCTTCCCAAGTCCTAAAGGTGTTGCCCTTAAAAGAATGCAACCATTTTTTTGCCTCTCCCgctaacaagaaagaaaagaggttGAGGCGTACTGCTTGTGCAGGAACTCCCGCTATCTTAACCGTGTTGCATATTTCTATAAATGAGGCTAGATGCGTATAAGGATCTTCACTTGGGAGACCGTGGAAGAGGTTCCCCTGAATCAGCTGAATGAGAGAATGACGGTACGAAATATTAGGCGCTTGAACCTCCGGCGGTGTGATACTTGTGAAGAATTCAGGAGTCGTAGTATGAGAGAAATCCTCTAATGTAACCCTACGTGCTGGTTCTCCGTCCATTTGAACGTGATTTGGCGAAAGAGGAGGTGAAGTATCTATGTCTTGCTCCCTTTGTCTTCTTGCAGCGTTGTTACGCCGACAGGTAGCTTCGATTTTTAAGTCTATGGGAACGATAGTAGATTTACCTCGCATAAAAGCACAAGGTTCTACCCGTGCAATTTATGGAGAAGGAAAGAATGGGGAAAGAGGAGTGGTGATAGAAAGAATGGCCAAGGGATAGAGGAGGGGTGAAAGAAATAATGGCCAACATAATGGCCAAGAGTGATAGAAAGAATGGCCAAGAGGGaaactgtgacaccctctacccctcacatatatattaataaaggaataaaaattcaaatattaattaaaagtatttttaaaacatttttaaatacaagcttttcaaatgggtaaaaggctcacattcactttcttctacatcatattcaaacttgtccaaataaataataaagtcatctcgactcaaagaaagtcatataagtctcataca contains:
- the LOC121174691 gene encoding uncharacterized protein, with protein sequence MDGEPARRVTLEDFSHTTTPEFFTSITPPEVQAPNISYRHSLIQLIQGNLFHGLPSEDPYTHLASFIEICNTVKIAGVPAQAVRLNLFSFLLAGEAKKWLHSFKGNTFRTWEEVVEKFLKKYFPESKTTERKLEISYFHQFPDESLSEALDHFHGLLRKMPTHGYSEPVQLNIFIDGLRPQSKQLLDASAGGKIKLKTPEEAMELIENMAASDQGILRDRSYVPTKRSLLELSTPDATLAQHKLLSRQLKALTEMLKKLPQQLQAVNTSHSPVLQVEGCPTCGGTHEPGQCTIQHEPSQEINYMGNPNRHGFQGYNQGNPSGYNNGPPGFNQGRNFNQGSGWRNQGN